A segment of the Elaeis guineensis isolate ETL-2024a chromosome 6, EG11, whole genome shotgun sequence genome:
aagtcgacaagcttcTCGCAGCTAGTTTCATCAGAGATGTTAATTATCTCGATTGACTTgtcaatgtagtgatggtgagaaaagccaatgaaaaataaaaaatctacatcgactatacaaatttaaatgaagcttgtttgaaggataattttttcttaccaaagatcgaccaactagttAATGCAACTTTGGGATACTGacttttgagctttatggatgcctttgTGGGCTACAATTAAATTCGGATAACAcccaaagatgaggagcacactgccttcataACTGACAAAGGCATCTACTATTACAAAGTAATGTCATTTGGTTTAAAGAATGCTGAATCTACTTATCAATGGTTAGTCAGCAGACTATTCCAGGCACAAATTggatgcaacatggaggtctatattgatgatatgctggtgaaaaattttgaaacttttaATCATATTTGGAACTTGGAAGAAGTCTTCGACACACTTCAATGACATCAAATGAAATTGAATCCAACTAAGTGTGCATTCAGGGTAAccgctaaaattttttttaaatttcttgtgtCACAACAAAGAATTGAAGCTAATCTCAAGAAAATAAAGGTGATCATTAATATAAAGTATCTGACCTCCAAAAAAAAGATACAATAACTCAATAGAAAGATCGTTGTagtcagtcgattcatctcaaggCCGACAAAAGAATGTCTATCCTTCTTCAAGACCTTACGACaagcataaaatttttcatgattaGATGAGTGCCAACAatccttcgaggatctgaaaaaatatttgacatctcCACCATTACTCACAAAACCAAAGATGAGAGAAATATTGTATCTTTATTTGATGACTTTGATAGAGATGGTTAGTTCCATACTTATTTAGGAGGACGAAAATTGAATTCAATGACCAATTTATTATACTAGCAAGGTACTTCATAATACTGAAATATGATATTCAAGAGTGAAAAAGATGATCTAtgctttgatcatatcatcacaatgacttcgattgtactttcaagcacatccaATAGTTATCTTGATAGATCAACCATTGAGGGCAATTCTCTACCGACCCAATACTTCAGGTTGAATGATGAAGTGGGCAATAAAACTCAGTgaatttgatattcaatatcatcCACGACTGTCAATGAAGGCACAAATTTTGACCGACTTTATCGCTGAGTGTACTATATCCGATGATAATCCCAAAGATGAACTTGACGGTAAATCGAAGTAAATTGAAACTCCTGGGGCAGACTTAGTATCGGTGTGGGTACTACATGTTGATGGAGCATCAAACACATAAGGCAGTGAAGCCAGTCTCATCCTTACTAATTTCGAAGGAATCATAACTGAATATGTCCTTCGGTTCAATTTTAAAGCCTTAAATAatcaagctgaatatgaagctctttTAATTGACTTGAAGATTGTCAAAGAACTTGATATTAACAACTTGAAGGTCTTCATCGACTCACAACTGATCATCAAACAAGTTAAGGATGAGTTTGAAGTCCGAGACCCCATTATaatgaagtacctttagaaagtGAAGATCTTATatcaatcttgaaatattttgagatctctcatatTCTAAGAGTAGAGAATGTTCGGACTGATGTACTTTCTCGACTCGTAACTACTTTATTCAGTTTGCTCGATCGGACATTTATCGAATACCTTAAACAATCGAGTATTGACAAAATCAAAGAAGTGCTACAAATCAATGACGAGCTAAGTTGGATGGACCTGATCATTCAATTTCTGACTGATAGAACTCTACCTGCAGATCCTTCAAAAGCCAAATGACTAAGGTGGATGGCCtcacaatatattttaataaatagacAACTCTAtgaaaggtcattctcccttctcTTACTAAAGTGCTTGAGACCAACGGATACCGACTATGCGCTCCGAGAAGTTCATGAagagatttatgaaaatcacttagGGGATAAATTATTAGCTTATAAAGTCTTGcgataaggatattattggcccatcaTGAAAAAAGATACAGCTGAACTTGTTCGAAGTTGTGaatcatgtcagaagtatgctaacATATAATATCAACCGACCAGCAAGCTGACAGCAATTATTGTACCATGGCTCTTCACATAATGAAAAATCGATATACTTGGTCCTTTCCGTCCGACATCTgatcagaaaaaatttatagtgattgccattaattattttatcaaataggtGAAAGCAGAACCCTTAGcataaatcactgaaagtaagatggaagacttcattcaaaaattaaTCATATGCAGATTCAGTCTACCACATactatcatcactgacaatgatcgataatttgacaattaaaatttcaaaaaattttatgcaaaattttatattatgcacAAGCTTActtcagtcggccatccacaatctaaTGATGAAGTGGAGGTGACAAATCGAATAATTCTATATGGTCTCAAGACcagattgaatgaagctaaaggccttTGGGTGAAAGAATTATATCCAATCTTATGGGCATATCGGATAACTCCTCATATACCGATAGGAGAATCACCATTCAACTTAGCTTATGAAACTGAGGCGATAAtttcacttgagatcggattgccatcagTAAGAGTTGAGCAATATAATGAGTCGAGTAATTCTGAATATCGAAGAGCCGATCTAGACTTACTCCTGAAAGTCCGACAGCAAGCTTAAGTTCGGATGACAGCATATCGACTGAGAATAGCCTGATATTACAATGCAAAGGTCAAACTGAAAGTTTTTCATCCAGAAGACCTgatcctaagaaaggcagaagtttcaaagcctctggatcaagaaaaattatctttaaaCTGGAAAGGACCTTACAAGATAATCGAGATAATTCATCCGGATGCATATCGACTAGAAACTCTCGATGGAACGACTATTTCTCGGACTTGGAATGCTGATATGTTTGGAATGAAATATTGAGATTCTAAATCTTAAAATCTTCAGTTATCTACAAGTTATCTACAAAAATGACATCAccgataaataatcgatcaattcgTACCGACTATGTCttgattttttactgtaaaaatcgACTTAAGTCGAATGACTACTCACACCGACTTAGCTTTAGTTAAGCAGAATATTATGCTGACTTGACTCCGATCGAGTAGAAAATATACTAACTTAACTAtagtcagtcgaaggatattcgacttgtcaccgTCTATCAAATACCTAAAAGGTCTACAAGGTAAGTCGGTTGACACCCGACTAGCAGACAAACTCTACTACGATTATTGGTCGACATTCAACTCACCGATGGATAatcgataatctgattgttaTTCAATGACATTGACTATACATCAAGATTGAAAAGAGATTCCATACTTAGAAAATTTCTTTTTATTCGTTAAAGAAgagattacaaaattagacccAGGGTCCAATTACAAAATTGAACTAttgtctgattacaaaaaaaagagagaagatattaTACCGGTCACCAGTTGGCTTCTTCTTCAGCTTGCTCCAATATAGCTTGGATGGTTGGAGCAGATTCTGATGTAGCCGGTGCATCTCCCTCATTCGATATGGTGGTTTCCTCGATAGCCTCTTCTCCCAAACTAAGAGGGATGATACTGCTCAGATCTAAGTCCGGATACAGTTTTCTAATTGCATCTCTGCCGTCTTTGTATCCGACACAATAGAAGGTGAATCTGCTCTTGAGAATTTCATCCTTGTACTCCTGTGATTCTCTGAAATTCTCAATGGCTAGATTCAAAGCACCTTTCATTGACTCTGCCTCTTCTATGGCGGAGGCCGACTCTACATTGGCCAGTGCCAACCTCTCTTTGGTGCCCGATGCCTCTCGCACTCCACCTCAAGTTCTTCTATGCATCCGTCCCTTTTCCTCTGAAGCCGATTGATTGAATGCTTTTTGCTCTTAATCCGAGACTCTAGGGATGTGATATTCTGTTGAGCAGACCCTAATTCGACTCTGGTGGACTCCAATTTAGCTGTCGCATGGGAGATCTCTTCTTGGAGCTCCTTCTCCTGTTCAGTTGCTGCTTGAAGCTGTTCGACGGCAGTAGCTTTCTCGACATTTGTGACTGCGACCCTGTCCATCCAGGCCCAATGAAGCTCAACAAATTTTCGATATCCACTCTTCAAAACGTTCATATCGTGTGCCAACTGAAAAGAAAGAACAAgtcagattttaaaaaaaaaaataagtatcgTCAACTTACTCCAAAGATCATCgggtaaaaggaagaaaatatttTGGGCATAGTCCGATCTTTCCTATTCTCTCTGTTAGTCAGGAGAAGAGCAGTCTTGATGAGTCGTTTAGCCAATATCGAATTGGCCAAAATTGACTCATCGACTGGGATCCGAATGTCGAAGAGGATGGGGAGACTCGTTGATGATCCATGCTCGACAGAAATAGCCGGTGCTTTTTCTCGCTCTCCAGTTGGCGGTCGTTCACCAAAGTTGGAGCTTGACTGTGCTCGAGACCGCGTTGGCACAGCGAGAGGCACCTGAGGAATAGTCTACCTGGTAGCAGACGGTTCTGGTTTGGCCGTGACTGCAGATTTGGCCTAAACCCCTACTAATAGTACCGCCAATGGTTTTGGTGCGGCATCTTCATCTCTCGCCGTCTGTACTTTAACCGATGGCACTTCAATAGAAGGAAGCGTTGTTGGAGCCGACAACACTATAACCGGCTCAGCACCAGGAGTTACCATCGATGGAATGTCAGGCTCCCTCGTCGGTACCGATGCTGAACCAATCTGACTCTTTTttgtcatttgggatgatccgacGCCAGTTGCTGCTCTCTTCCTGGTAGCATGTTGACGAATATCAACAGCTGGGACTCGTGCTGCTGAatgcatagctgcaatcaaaaaGTAAAAGGTCAGCTACAAAATTTGAAAGTAAATGAAAAATCAAAAGATCGACTTTGCTATACCTAAAGAAGTCACCAAACTAagtccggcatcatagagagcttgctccgtCATTAGCTCTCACTATGTTGGGACTTTCATATCCTTGAGTCAGAGAaaatcttttcgatcaataatattGATCGACTATGTTCATTTGGGCCGGTTCTCGGATCGCTCTAGgacgaaggaaagccccaagcagacgaagaaaagacaaagaaaaattgattctttcacTTATGAATAGATGATGGAAGATCAGAAATAAAAGGTAGACCCTTTCTTgggttgaaaaaccaccaacCTTTGACTTTTGGATGAGGACGAAGGATGAAGAAggctcgaaaaagagaaggactAGGGTTAGTTGGAATGAGATGACACAATAAAGCAAAACTAATAATTAGCCGAATGAAATTCGGAGCTAATTGAGTAGGGTAAAGATGGTAGTAATCAAGGAGATTTCGGACAAACTCCAGAATTAAAAATCGAAGACCGACCCGAAGGTCCGCTACATAGAATGCAACCTGATCCGGAGGAGAATTCACTTGACCATCCGAACCAAGAGCAAAGAGTTGAAATTGCTTCGAGATACAATACTATTTCGAAAGCCGATCGACATTGGATCCAAACAAGAAAGAAACCTCCATCTCTGGATCCGAAAGAAAATCATCGATTGGATTCTCCGATTGACTATCTCGAAAAGTTGAAGCCTTCACTTTCTTATCCCTATTTACCATtgaaaattaaaagaagaaagaTGAAAACCTAGAAGGAAGGAGTGAAAACTTAACCTGAAACTAGAAAATGATGTGAAGAACAAAAAAGACTCCGAAAGCTCTCAGCATCCGAGATGGAACCCTTTGCTGCAGAAGAGAATGACGAATGCAAAAGCAGAAGATCTAAATGaaagtgatattatatatatatataggacccttCAATAGTCCGGATGAAGTTATTCAAATCAATGCTTCTCCAGATTTTGACacgtggctacatcaaaatcgATTATTGAtcagacggttcgacgcacctacctTCAAATTATACCACCTCACTACTATCTGCGTGAACGGCACAGAGCCAATGACATCTGGATATATGGTTGAAATcgactagtcagaatcaaatcattCGGATTCATCGGACGTCAGACTATCTTCTTGAAATGACACCCCAATGATGATCTCACGGTTATCAAAACGACAAAACGGCTAGAGACCTtttgtttttcaaaaaaatcattaatgtcTGCAGTCGAATTGGAGCTCGAGACAATATGTGGcaactcccttcgtccaacgtATCAAACCACGTGCTAATCCATATGTCAGACTACCTTGAACTTGGGAGTGGGAGGCAACTGTTGGGGCAATTCAACCGACTCCTCCGATTCTGACATTCAATCGGCTCGATAAGCACGAACTGCTGACTATCAATCGATTGACCGATCAAAGTCGGTTATTCTCAATCTCTCTAGCAAATTCCGACAATGACGACTCTACTGATTCTAAATcgatgaccatcggcatatcagagttgtcGATCGATGATCATTCAGGCTTCCACAATTACCGATATATAATCGACATATTTAGACTACCGACATAGAGTCGGCACACCAGAAACAACTAGCGCAGAAAGTGCATAATGACCAGAACATGATCAGTGGTAGGTATAACCGCCCATCCTACGATCACATAGTATCAGAATAAGTGAGACCCACGTCTCTAACCGTTACAAAAGGTTATCAATAACTTGTCTAtaaaggaggtaaatgaacaatATTTAGGTAAGATACTTTTTTGAGCTGATACTCTGCTGCTTTGAATATTCTATCTGTTGTTCATCACTCTTTACTGACTTAAACATTGAAGGATCTCCACCAGACATAATTTCgatcaatataaatttttttttgcagataTTTTTCTCCAACGATAGATGCAATaggagattgaccgcaacaaCTAACATCAAGCAAAGCAATCAGCGGTGCAAACCATGCAACGTGGCAGATCCTAGATCTTCTCTGACAGCTGGACCCGCCAACAGCCAGTGTACCATTTTTTGTTTTCCATGATACAGAACAAAATGCATCTTGTTCCATAATGACCTTGACGTCCTCTTGACAATTCCCTGTCCTCTTTTtacacaaaaagaaaaataaaaaggaaaaagatcaacCTTCGAGGATTCAATTTATTTAACAATCATAAGTTGTTCTTTATTCTTAGGCTCAAGTTCGACTGGAAGGCCTTGAGTAGGTGATGGCATTGGATCCCTGACGAAAGCATCATCTTTGCAGCATAATCTCCATTTGAATCTCGTGGCTAGATAATGCATTGTAACAAGTGTCTCTATTCTTGCAAACTCACTGCCGGGGCAAATTCGCAGCCCGCTTCCAAATGCCACAAAGCAGTAAGGTGGAATTGATGATTGATTCTCAAATCGTGTTGGATCAAATTTACATGGTTCTTGGAAAATATTAGCGTCCATATGTGTTATGCTTGATGCCCAGAACACCTAAAACATTAGAGGGACAAAATTCAAGTTCTATAAGAATGGCTAAAAATCTTCTATTCAAATGTAGCAATTAGTAAAAAATTCTTCAAGTTTTGTCTCCCTACCTGCCACCCTTTTGGTATGAGGTACCCATCAAACTCAACATCTTTGAGAGCTCTTCGAAAGCTCCCAAACAGTGGAGGGATCATCCTTAGTATCTCCAGCGCAACTCTCCATGTATACTTCATCTTGTAAAGATCATCCCACGTTAGAGCCTCCCCTGGGGCCTTGCTTTTGGCTATCTCTTCCTGCTCTGCAGTCCATAATAAAAGAGTACAAAGTgatagaagaagaaatagaagattAATAATTCGATTCTACTGAGTGTACACCAGAGTCCCCACTAATTATAAAGGAACATTTTGTGGGCTTCGTTGAATTCAAGAGAGTGGTGAAGTATGGGTAGTGGAATGTCTCAAATGTGACAAAATGTAGAAGAATTCTTATAAAAAACATGAGGCAATCATTTAAAAAACTCatataaatcatatatatatatagtggaatTAATTAAAGCATATACTTCTGTTGCTAATGCatgtaaaataaaaatcaaactgcATCAAGAAGATTTGTTACCATGAACAACAGCAGCATAGGTGACCTGATCGTTGGCGAGGTGGCGCATCATAAAGGTCATGAGGGTGGACGAGGTGTCATGACCAGCTACCAAGACGAGCATCGCATTGTCCACAATTTCTTCATCAGTTAATCCATTGGTGCCATCTTCACCACCCAAGGTAAGCAAATGGGTGATGAGGTCTTCACTAGAAGAGACCTGGCCTTGGGCCACCATAGCCCTTCTCTCTCGGGTGATTCTGGTGAGCACTTTTCGAGCCCGATGGCTTGCTCTCAGGCTCTTACCGAAGTGGGTGAAGGGCAGGTTCAAGGGCACTGCCCACATTCCCGCCAGCATGTCCGCACAATCCTTTCCAAGGCCTTCTCGTAGGGGCCCTCTCTCCAACCCAAATATGAGGGAGCATATGATGTCAAACGTGAGACCCTTCATTAAAGGCAACACCTGAAAATAGTTACGAGGATATCAGTGCTGTGCTTGTATCTGTGCCTGTTATTGTCGCAATTGTTTTGCTCTAATAGCAAGTAATTGATCCCATGGTGACGTCTATTAGTCCCATAATGGGCATTTGCAGCTTCTCTTTTATTTAGAAAAGCTAGCTTGAGACTTGAAATGCTTCTAAGGCGGTATAAAACAGACTCAGGCTTCCACCTTGAAATCGCTTACTAGGGCTTACATATTTGAATCGAAACATATACCTTACAATAGTCATTAAAGCAAGAGGGAGGTATGAGATTTACAATAGTCTTTAAAGCAAGGAGGTATGAGATTCTTAAGGTGcctttggttacactttttgatttttaatttttaaaaaatattttttattttttaatttttgttattgagtaaaaacaaaaaaagtaaaaaatatatttgataactacatttctataaagcaaaaagcaacgtTTGAGGACGGCagatgaagagctcgatgagggagAAGGATTCAGGAAGGGAGAGAGAAGGGGGTAGGAAGGTAAAGAGCTCAATGAGAAAGAAAGATttggactctttattttttgatttggcgTTTTAGATTTGCGGAAGtaaaaaaaaagcagaaaagtaagttttgaaaagcaaaaaatttttgctttgcatataaagtaattattttaattcttttgcttgttgctttttgcttttcat
Coding sequences within it:
- the LOC140858561 gene encoding cytochrome P450 716B2-like — translated: MAIVALLVLFLALLPIIHLLLTKQRSSSKRLPPGSLGLPIIGQSLGLLRAMQASTGEQWLEGRIKRYGPISKLSLFGAPTIFLTGPAANKFIFMNEALVPQQPSSLTRILGKRTIIELVGKDHKRVRAAVMQFLKPDVLKNYVGKIDREVRHHLKMNWIGRQTVTVLPLMKGLTFDIICSLIFGLERGPLREGLGKDCADMLAGMWAVPLNLPFTHFGKSLRASHRARKVLTRITRERRAMVAQGQVSSSEDLITHLLTLGGEDGTNGLTDEEIVDNAMLVLVAGHDTSSTLMTFMMRHLANDQVTYAAVVHEQEEIAKSKAPGEALTWDDLYKMKYTWRVALEILRMIPPLFGSFRRALKDVEFDGYLIPKGWQVFWASSITHMDANIFQEPCKFDPTRFENQSSIPPYCFVAFGSGLRICPGSEFARIETLVTMHYLATRFKWRLCCKDDAFVRDPMPSPTQGLPVELEPKNKEQLMIVK